A single region of the Elizabethkingia sp. JS20170427COW genome encodes:
- a CDS encoding AI-2E family transporter — MEKRLFTLPFIANLTLALLSIIMLGYLLILGKVILAPFFFALLLALLFLPFTKFLEAKLRFPRFISTFSAVLVLLSVLVGLSYFFGSQLSDFSRDIPHLEKQFSKVFFDLQKWVSETFDINADKQFEYLNQGLSKILSSSGVILGFTIGVFSSSLAFLFFCSLFFIFILNYRRVLYCFIVSVFKDKHKGKVEEIVNQIQRMTKSYIIGICIQIVIVSLLTTSMLLFIDVKYAILLGVLTGILNVIPYIGILFSMIVSSFIAFATGTPISTLYVMIGYVVVHAIDGNLVLPFVVGSKVKINALFSFLGILIGEQLWGISGMFLCIPALAIIKIIFDRVDALQSWGALLGEEPKVKSKKRRVVISKNITLEEKD; from the coding sequence ATGGAAAAAAGACTTTTTACATTGCCTTTTATTGCTAATCTCACCCTTGCACTACTTAGTATTATTATGTTAGGGTATTTGTTGATTTTAGGAAAGGTTATTTTAGCTCCGTTCTTTTTTGCTCTACTTTTAGCATTGCTTTTTTTGCCGTTTACAAAATTTTTAGAAGCCAAATTAAGATTTCCTAGGTTTATATCTACTTTTAGTGCTGTTTTGGTGCTTTTATCAGTTTTAGTAGGACTTTCGTATTTCTTTGGAAGTCAGTTGTCAGATTTTAGTAGAGATATACCACATTTAGAGAAGCAATTTTCCAAAGTGTTTTTTGATCTTCAAAAATGGGTGAGTGAAACTTTTGATATTAATGCCGATAAACAGTTTGAGTATCTTAATCAAGGTCTCAGTAAAATATTGTCTTCCTCAGGAGTTATCTTAGGCTTTACCATAGGAGTGTTTTCTTCAAGCTTAGCATTTTTATTTTTCTGTAGTTTGTTTTTTATCTTTATTTTGAATTACAGACGTGTTTTATATTGTTTTATCGTATCGGTATTTAAAGATAAACATAAAGGGAAGGTTGAGGAAATTGTAAACCAAATCCAAAGGATGACTAAAAGTTATATCATTGGGATTTGTATTCAGATTGTTATCGTCTCTTTGCTAACAACAAGTATGCTCCTTTTTATAGATGTTAAATATGCTATACTATTAGGAGTACTTACTGGTATTTTGAATGTAATTCCTTACATTGGGATTTTGTTTTCCATGATAGTTTCTAGTTTTATAGCCTTTGCAACTGGGACACCTATTAGTACTTTGTATGTTATGATAGGCTATGTGGTTGTTCATGCTATCGATGGGAATTTAGTATTACCTTTTGTTGTGGGATCTAAGGTGAAAATTAATGCTTTGTTTTCCTTTCTCGGTATTTTGATAGGTGAACAATTATGGGGAATATCAGGGATGTTTTTGTGTATTCCTGCTTTAGCCATTATTAAAATAATTTTTGATAGGGTAGATGCTTTACAATCCTGGGGAGCTCTTTTAGGTGAAGAACCTAAGGTGAAATCCAAGAAAAGAAGAGTGGTTATTTCCAAAAATATTACTTTGGAAGAGAAGGATTAA
- a CDS encoding HAD family phosphatase, whose amino-acid sequence MNIKNIVFDFGGVLMDWNPRYLYKEIFSNEDEMEYFLNNIATLSWNMEQDRGRSLQEATEILQKQYPKYSKEIALYYGEWPKMLKGAFEKNVELLYRLHEKFPTYGLTNWSAETFPYAYEHYPFFKLFKGIVVSGEEKLIKPDEAIYKVFLSRYELNANECLFIDDNLHNIEAAQKLGFATTHLPEGEDLEIHLKNLELL is encoded by the coding sequence ATGAATATTAAAAACATTGTTTTCGATTTCGGAGGGGTATTAATGGATTGGAACCCGAGATATCTTTATAAAGAAATTTTTAGCAACGAGGATGAAATGGAATATTTCCTCAACAATATTGCTACCTTATCTTGGAATATGGAACAAGACCGTGGCAGAAGTTTACAAGAAGCTACTGAAATTTTACAAAAACAATATCCAAAATACAGTAAAGAAATCGCTCTTTATTATGGTGAATGGCCTAAAATGCTAAAAGGGGCTTTTGAGAAAAATGTTGAGTTGCTATATCGCCTTCATGAAAAATTCCCAACTTATGGGCTCACCAATTGGTCTGCGGAAACCTTCCCTTATGCGTATGAGCACTATCCATTCTTCAAACTCTTTAAAGGAATTGTAGTTTCAGGAGAGGAAAAACTTATCAAACCAGATGAAGCTATTTACAAAGTGTTCTTATCCCGATATGAATTAAATGCTAATGAATGCCTATTTATCGATGACAACCTTCACAATATTGAAGCTGCCCAAAAATTAGGATTTGCAACCACCCATCTTCCTGAAGGAGAAGATTTGGAAATTCACTTAAAAAATCTAGAATTATTATAA
- a CDS encoding M28 family peptidase: MKMYNKLSLSALLISSQIIFAQQVNTAEKLDPIVQNIINEATQNSQLESLAFDLLDVIGPRLVGSPAMEQANDWTVEKFKSWGIDAKKQQFGEWASWQRGITQAEMTSPRVKSLEAIQLAWSPATKKAIEAEVVILPNIQNSSEFAEWLKSIKGKFVLISQYQRSGRPDYQIKEFATPEYYEKFKALREKDAEDFKKLIKNTGYDNNTLPEALEKAGAVGIAISNWTGIMGANRIFGAKTQNIPMIDLAVEDYGMLYRLALHGKKPTIKVNTQSKKLGTAKSFNTIATLPGKEKPNEYIILSAHLDSWDGAQGATDNGTGTITMMEAARLLKKFYPNNKRTIIIGLWGSEEQGLNGSRGFVIDNPEIIKNTQVSFNQDNGTGRIVNISGQGFVNSYDFMGRWLSALPKSISKHIETNYPGMPGTGGSDNASFTAAGIPGIGLTALNWGYFGYTWHTNRDTYDKIMFDEVRNNVITTAVLAYMASEDPEGVNKQKRVLPNGMKWPEVKEPKRKGTN; this comes from the coding sequence ATGAAGATGTACAACAAACTATCTTTATCGGCATTATTAATTTCATCGCAAATTATTTTTGCTCAACAAGTTAATACCGCTGAAAAACTAGACCCTATCGTTCAAAACATCATTAATGAAGCTACCCAAAACTCACAGCTGGAAAGCCTTGCATTTGACCTTTTAGACGTTATCGGTCCTAGATTGGTCGGTTCACCAGCCATGGAACAAGCAAATGACTGGACGGTAGAAAAATTTAAAAGTTGGGGGATTGATGCTAAAAAGCAACAATTTGGAGAATGGGCTTCATGGCAAAGAGGAATTACCCAAGCAGAAATGACCTCTCCTAGAGTAAAAAGCTTAGAAGCCATACAACTCGCATGGTCACCTGCAACTAAAAAAGCTATAGAAGCTGAAGTGGTTATCCTTCCCAACATCCAAAATTCTTCAGAGTTTGCTGAATGGCTAAAATCAATAAAAGGTAAATTTGTTTTAATCTCTCAATATCAAAGATCAGGAAGACCAGACTATCAAATTAAAGAATTTGCAACCCCTGAGTACTATGAAAAATTTAAAGCACTTAGAGAAAAAGACGCTGAAGATTTCAAAAAACTTATCAAAAATACTGGATACGACAACAACACCCTTCCTGAAGCCCTAGAAAAAGCTGGAGCAGTAGGTATTGCCATCTCTAACTGGACAGGGATTATGGGAGCTAACCGAATTTTTGGAGCAAAAACTCAAAATATTCCTATGATTGATTTAGCAGTGGAAGATTACGGTATGCTTTATCGCTTGGCTCTTCATGGTAAAAAACCAACCATTAAGGTTAACACTCAGTCTAAAAAACTAGGAACTGCAAAATCTTTCAACACCATTGCTACCCTTCCTGGAAAAGAAAAACCTAATGAGTACATCATACTTTCCGCTCACCTAGACTCTTGGGATGGAGCTCAAGGGGCTACCGATAATGGTACAGGGACTATCACCATGATGGAAGCAGCTAGGCTTTTAAAGAAATTTTACCCTAACAATAAAAGAACCATCATCATTGGACTCTGGGGTAGCGAAGAGCAAGGACTTAATGGCTCCAGAGGTTTTGTTATCGACAACCCTGAAATTATCAAAAACACCCAAGTATCCTTCAACCAAGACAATGGTACAGGTAGGATTGTAAACATCTCAGGACAAGGTTTTGTTAACTCTTACGATTTTATGGGAAGATGGCTTTCTGCTCTTCCTAAAAGTATTTCAAAACATATCGAAACCAATTACCCAGGTATGCCTGGTACGGGAGGCTCCGACAATGCTTCTTTTACCGCTGCAGGAATTCCTGGTATTGGACTAACAGCACTCAACTGGGGATACTTTGGCTACACTTGGCACACCAATAGAGATACCTATGATAAAATCATGTTCGACGAAGTAAGAAACAACGTCATTACTACGGCAGTTCTTGCTTATATGGCCTCTGAGGATCCAGAAGGTGTTAACAAACAAAAAAGAGTTCTTCCTAACGGCATGAAATGGCCAGAAGTAAAAGAGCCTAAAAGAAAAGGAACTAACTAA